DNA sequence from the Nitrospinota bacterium genome:
TGGAGGGGGGCGCGAACGTCGTCTCCGAGGCTCTCGTCTGCTCGGTGCCCATAGTCTCGTCGCGGATTTCTGGATCTATCGGCATCCTCGGGGCCGACTACCCCGGCTATTTTCCAACCGGAGACACGAAAGCGCTGGCAAATCTTTTGGAGCGCGCCGAGGGAGACGCCGATTTCTACGAGACCCTCAAAGCATGGTGTAACGGCCTGAGGCATCTCGTAGAGCCCGCCAACGAGCGAAAAAGCTGGGAGAGCTTGCTTGAAGAGATTTGTGGCGGCGGGAGGGTTCCCGTATAAAGCCCTCTTCGGACGGGTTTCTTTCCATCAAGGTATTTGATAGCCTTCTGCCTGCCTTTTAAGGAGCAATCTCGCATGAAATCCCCCGATCCAGCTAATACGCCCTTAAAGATTCAACGGCTTGCCGAGGAGCAGACGCTTCGGGTCGAATGGGCCGACGAGCACATCTGCGAGATGCGCTACGACTATCTTCGCCGGGCCTGCCCATGCGCAACCTGCAACAAGGATCGGGGTGAGGCCACAAAGGGCCTTCGAGTGGTGACCGGAGAGACCGACCGCTCCTCTCTCCAGATCGATGAGATTAGCCTCGTTGGAACCTATGCCGTCAAGCTGGCCTGGAGTGACGGCCACGACACCGGCTTCTATTCCTATCGTTTCCTTCGGGCACTCTGTCCCCACGACGGAGGTGGCGCTGAAGCGATCCGGTTCGAGACATTCCGGGATTTTCGAGATCTACTTCGACAG
Encoded proteins:
- a CDS encoding DUF971 domain-containing protein; amino-acid sequence: MKSPDPANTPLKIQRLAEEQTLRVEWADEHICEMRYDYLRRACPCATCNKDRGEATKGLRVVTGETDRSSLQIDEISLVGTYAVKLAWSDGHDTGFYSYRFLRALCPHDGGGAEAIRFETFRDFRDLLRQEGMEDEEQGEPSGEPPRG